AATCTTCAGAAGTCAATTTTTGAAAATATAAAGAAGGACTAAAAATAAAATACTAAAAGGCCCCTCTATTTTAGAGAGGCCTAAAGAAATCAAATTATTTACGGCTTCCAAATGTAAATTTCGGAGTTATCAATACCATTATCCCAGACAATTATGTTTTGGTCATTAATAAAGTATGAATCGGGTTGGCAGTTGTCAATAACTTTTTTCATTGTTTCGTGCCAGATATAGATTTTTCCGGGGGTGCCGCCATAGTAATCTGTCCATACTACCCAGCCATTATTGTTGATAACTGGGTTGCGGCCAGCACCAAGAGGGAGAATTTCCCCTTCCCGATAAAGATAAACTACTCCTTCAGCGGGGTTGTGCCAGACAATTTCTCCGCGGTTGTTTATTTTTGGTTGGGACCAGCCTGTCGCCTGATCGTTGATTTCTCTTTTTCTTCTCCCGTTCCCGTCCCAAAGCATAATTCGGGCATTGGCAATTTTGAGATTATAAGGAGAGTAAGGGCCTTCTATCTCTGTCCACACTATCCAGCCGTTGTCATTAATGTCAGGGTGGAGATTGGTTGAGTGGTTTTGGGTGATAAATCTCCAACCTTGCTCCTCAAGATCGAGGGTGATGATTTGGGGATAGATCTCAGGTAAGGCTTTAGTTAGAAATAACTGGATTTCAGATGTTTTTTGAGGAGGTTGGTTTGGGTTAGTAGAAAAAGATGTCCAGACAATGGTGTCGCTTTTTAGAGCAAATCTGTCTTCTCCAGGCTGTTGGTTAACAAAGAAGTATTGTGTCCCCCGAGGAGAGATAAGACCCATGGTTGAGGTACGCTCTAGAATATTTTCGTCAATCTGCATTGTTTGTGAATATAAAAGATAGACTATCCATCCCGAAGCGCTTATCGACATATGGGAGACAGGTCCATTTATTGTGATAATAGGTTTCATTTCTGAAGAATCTCGAGAAAATTCTTTAATTATGGTAGAGTTTCCTTCTATTCTTTCACACCAAAGAATCCGTGGTCTGAAGGGATCAATTTTCCCTAAAAAGATGTGGTCAGATATATGGATTGTTTCTTTATCCAAACCACAGTACAAAACCAGGGCTTTGCTCTCGCCTAAATCTTGAATAACAAGAACCTGTTCCTTATTAATATCTTGGAGCGACATCCCTGTTCCGTAGATAACAGGAAGTTTGGCGAACGAGCCCAGCAAAACAGCAGTCAAAATATAAGACATTTTCCTTCCTCCTTTTTAAGGAACTCAGATCTGTTTTTAAAATGGTTTATTTTTTGCCAAAAGTCAATTATTGCCTTTTTGTGGGTGAGAACAAAGAATTTTTAAAGGGTTGACAGATAGAAAATAAGGCGTTAATATTATTTTTGCTTGCTTTTTAATCAGGCAAGTGTTAGAGTTATCTTAAATTGGCTTCTGTATTTATTTTTGTTCAAAAACTAAGTTTAAGATTATGGCAGAGAAAAAATTCGAACGGAAAAAGCCCCACATCAATGTGGGAACTATTGGTCACGTTGACCATGGTAAAACCACTCTTACAGCAGCTATTTTGAAAACTTGTAAGGCTCAAGGGTGGTATGCTGAAGAGAGAAGCGTGGATCAAATTGACAATGCTCCTGAGGAAAAAGAAAGAGGAGTGACCATTAATTTGGCTCACGTTGAGTATGAAACTGAAAAATATCACGTTGCCCATATTGATGCTCCGGGTCACGCTGATTACGTTAAAAATATGATTACTGGGGCAGCCCAGATGGATGTAGCTATTTTGGTTGTTTCTGCTCCTGACGGTCCTATGCCTCAGACTAGAGAACACATTCTTTTAGCCAAACAGGTTGGGGTAAAGAATATGATTGTTTTTCTTAACAAGATTGACCAAGTGGATGATGAAGAGTTAGTGGGTTTAGTTGAAGAGGAAGTCAAAGATCTTTTGAAAAAATATGAGTATGATCCAGCCAAAATCCCCTTTGTTAGAGGCAGTGCTCTAAAAGCTTTAGAAGCTGATGGCAAAGGAGACGATGCCAAGCCTATTATTGAGCTTTTGGGCAAAATTGATGAAACCCCTGAACCCAAACGCGATGCTGATAAGCCATTCTTGATGCCTGTTGAGGATGTTTTCTCTATTTCTGGACGAGGTACTGTTGCTACCGGAAGAGTTGAAAGAGGTAAACTCACCCTTAATGAAGAGGTGGAGTTGGTTGGTTTAGGGGAAACCAAGAAGACAGTTATTACTGGAATTGAAATGTTCCGCAAGAGTATGGACGAATGTCAAGCTGGTGATAATGTAGGTTTACTACTTAGGGGCGTAGAAAAAGATGAGATAGAAAGAGGTCAGGTTATCGCCAAACCGGGTTCAATTACACCTCACACTGAGTTTGAAGCTGAAATCTATATTTTGACCAAGGAGGAAGGTGGACGCCATACTCCATTTATGCAAGGGTATAAACCTCAATTTTATATCCGCACTGCTGATGTTACTGGCGAAATTGAGCTACCTAAAGATGTCGAAATGGTGATGCCCGGAGATACAATAAAGGTGAATGTTAAATTGCAGAAACCCGTAGCTTTAGAAGAGAAGATGCGCTTTGCCTTACGGGAAGGTGGCAAGACTGTAGGCGCAGGTGTAGTAGTTAAGATCACCAAATAAGAAAGAGATGTGGAAAGTATAGAGAGCGCCCCATAAAGGGGCGCTCTTATAGAACCTTGCTAAGGATGTTTAATTAACAAGCAGAAATGCCCAAGAAAAGCCAACGAATCAGGATCAAGCTTAAAGCATACGATGCTCGTGTTTTAGACAAAACTGTTGAAACCATCATTAAAACAGCTGAGGAAACAGGCTCTATTGTTGTCGGTCCGATTCCTTTGCCTTGTGAGCGTCGCCTTTATACGGTTCAGCGTTCAAGCTTTATTAAAAAAGATTCCCGAGAGCAGTTTGAAATGAGAGTTCATAAACGCTTGATTGAGATTAAAAACCCCACAGCCAAGACACTGGATGCCCTTTCAGGTTTAGAGATTCCTTCAGGGGTAGAAATCGAAATTAAAATGTAAATTTAAATCAAGTTTAAAAATGGAGACAAATAACAAAAATTGGAGAGAGATTCCTTGAGGCGGAAA
This window of the bacterium genome carries:
- the tuf gene encoding elongation factor Tu, encoding MAEKKFERKKPHINVGTIGHVDHGKTTLTAAILKTCKAQGWYAEERSVDQIDNAPEEKERGVTINLAHVEYETEKYHVAHIDAPGHADYVKNMITGAAQMDVAILVVSAPDGPMPQTREHILLAKQVGVKNMIVFLNKIDQVDDEELVGLVEEEVKDLLKKYEYDPAKIPFVRGSALKALEADGKGDDAKPIIELLGKIDETPEPKRDADKPFLMPVEDVFSISGRGTVATGRVERGKLTLNEEVELVGLGETKKTVITGIEMFRKSMDECQAGDNVGLLLRGVEKDEIERGQVIAKPGSITPHTEFEAEIYILTKEEGGRHTPFMQGYKPQFYIRTADVTGEIELPKDVEMVMPGDTIKVNVKLQKPVALEEKMRFALREGGKTVGAGVVVKITK
- the rpsJ gene encoding 30S ribosomal protein S10, which translates into the protein MPKKSQRIRIKLKAYDARVLDKTVETIIKTAEETGSIVVGPIPLPCERRLYTVQRSSFIKKDSREQFEMRVHKRLIEIKNPTAKTLDALSGLEIPSGVEIEIKM